CCAGCCAAGTGCGGGCGGCGTCAAGGCTGTCAAACGCAACAGTTTCCACCGCCAGCGCCTCCGCCTGTTCCCGTGACAGCCGCTCCACCTGCGCCGCAACCTCCGCCGGCAACGCCCCAAACCGCCGTTCAAGCAGCGCCCGCGCTAGCCGCACCGCTTCCAAACGACTGCCCTGCTCAACGCCCTGCGCTATACCGCGCTCAAG
Above is a genomic segment from Chloracidobacterium sp. containing:
- a CDS encoding DUF4351 domain-containing protein, producing LERGIAQGVEQGSRLEAVRLARALLERRFGALPAEVAAQVERLSREQAEALAVETVAFDSLDAARTWLATQTIASEEEH